The DNA window ATCATGGATACATATAAATGATTATAGGAAGAGGAGGTAAAATAAATTTTATAATTGATAGAAGCTGCATGAAAGCATAATTAGACTATAGTATTAGAGGAGATAAAAGTGAAATATAAAAATAAAAAAATATTAATCATAGGTGGAACTGGAACCATTGGCAAAAAAATAACTGAAGAAATTTTAAAGGAAGAACCAAAGGTTGTTAGGATTTTTAGTAGAGATGAGTACAAACAGTTTATTATGGAAAGAGAAATAGGAAATAGAAAAAATATTCGATTTTTGATAGGGGATGTAAGAGATTACGATAGAGTGGATAGAGCCTGTAGGGATATTGACATAGTATTTAATTTAGCTGCAATGAAACATGTGCCTGCATGTGAATACAATCCTACAGAAGCTATAAAAACAAATGTTAAGGGTATTGAAAATGTTATAAAAGCATCTAGAAACAACAATATAGAAGTAGTTATATTTACAAGCTCAGATAAAGCTATAAATCCTACCAATGTATATGGAGCTACTAAGCTTTTAGCAGAAAGAGTTATACAGGCTGCTAACCGTAGTAAAGGAATAGCAAAGACAAAATTTGTGGCAGTACGATTTGGAAATGTTATGGGGTCAAGAGGTTCTGTAATTCCATTATTTAAAAAGCAAATTTTAAATCAAAAAAAAATAACCATTACAAACTCAAACATGAGCAGATTCATGATGACAAAAACACAAGCTGCTGCTCTTACAATGCAAGTAGTAGAAAAAGCTATAGGAGGAGAAATATTTATACTAAAAATGCCTATTGTGAAACTAAAAGATTTGGCAGAAGTAATGATTGAAGAAAGTTGTAAAAAACATAATATTGATTCGGCTAAAGTGAGTGTTGAGACTATAGGGGTAAGATCTGGTGAAAAGATGTATGAAGAACTTATGACAGAAGAAGAATCTAAATTTGCATTTGATTTGGGACAAATGTATGCTGTATGTCCCACAACCTATAATATTCAGAAATATATAGAGTTTTATAAGCATTATGATAAAGCAGATGTAGGAACATATAGTTCAGATAAGATGAAGCCAATATTAAAAGATGAAGTTAGGGAATTATTGATAAATGAAAAGTTAATATAGAATTTTCTCATATACGTTATAATCTAATTTTATTAATGTAGAAAGAAGATGTATTTTAACTAGGAGGGAAAGTATGAACATACTGGTAACAGGGGGAGCAGGATTCATCGGAAGATGGGTTGTGAAAAGGCTATTAGAGGATGGACATAATGTATGGTTATTAGATAACTTATCTAATGGTAGAAAAGAAAATATAGAAGAATTTTTATATATGAATAATTTTAAGGAATTCATTTATGGAGATATAAAAAACAGAGAACTATTAAGTAATCTTTATAAAAACAAATTCGAAATATGCTATCACTTAGGCGCGAGTATAAATGTTCAAGATAGTTTAGATGATCCTGAGATAACATTTAAAAATGATGTAATAGGAACATTTCATGTTTTAGAAGAATGTAGAAAATGCAATACAAAAATAGTGTTTATGAGCACATGTATGGTATATGACAAAGCAAATGATGAAAAGGGTATTACAGAACTTCATCCAACAAAACCAGCTTCTCCATATGCAGGAAGTAAAATTTCAGGAGAAAGTATGGTTTTATCCTATTGGTATGGATATAAATTGCCTGCAGTAGTCATTAGGCCATTTAACACGTATGGGCCTTTTCAAAAAACAGGAGGAGAAGGTGGCGTTGTAGCTATATTTATCAAGAACCATCTAGAGGGGAAAACATTAAATATATATGGAGATGGAATGCAAACTAGGGATTTATTATATGTAGAAGATTGTGCAAAATTTGTAGTTGAAGCAGGCTATAGTGAAAAAGCAAATGGAAAAATCATAAATGCAGGTTCAGGTAGAGATATATCAATAAATAATCTAGCTAAATTGATAGTTCAATCAGAAAAACAGATTAAGCATGTTCAACATATACATCCTCAAAGTGAAATAGAAAAGCTTTTATGTAATTATGTTAAAGCTAAAGATTTACTTGGTTGGGAACCAAAGGTTTCACTAAAAGAAGGAATAAAAAAGACAGAAGAATGGATTAAAAATCATCCTGATTTGATATAGGTGAGGGAGGAAAAATAATGCCTCAGATTGCTTTAGGAACTGCTCAACTAGGATTAAATTATGGAATTAACAATAAAACAGGAAAACCTGCTATGAAGGAGTCTTTTTCAATATTTGATACAGCATACAAAAATGGAATCAGAGTACTTGATACAGCATATGTTTATGGAAACAGTGAAAAAATCATAGGAGATTATTTGACTGATACAAAAAGAAAATTTACAATCTGTACAAAATTACCACATATATCAGGGAGTAATCAACATGTAATCAATTTTTTAAATAAATCTTTGAAAAATTTAAATGTAAAACAAGTTGAGTATTATTTACTACACAATATGATTGAAGTGAGCAATCAAAGAATTATAGATGAATTAATAAAATTGAAAGAAAAAAATTTGGTTGGGAAAATAGGGGTTTCCGTATATGATATTAAAGATGTTGAAGTGGTATTACAAAAAGACATTTTTAATGTTATTCAAATACCAATGAATATTTTTGATAGAAGGATTATTCAATTAGGTTATTTAGAAGAATTAAAAAGAAGAAATATAGAAGTTTTTATTCGATCTATTTTTTTACAAGGTTTATTTTTTTCGAAGTTAGATGAAATTCCTTTTAAATTAGAAAAAGCTAAAAAATATCTAAAAATAATAAAAGATTTTTCGAACAAGTTTCAGATAGATATTGCAGATTTAATCTTTGGATGGTTTAAATATAATGACTACGGGGATTTTATTTTAGTTGGAGTTGAAACAAATAATCAATTGGAGAGAAATATAAAAGCTTTTCATAAAAAGATAGATCATAAAATTATATATGAATTTAATCAATTGGTTGATGCAATAAAGGTATCTTATGATTCTATAATTATTGATCCACGTAGGTGGTAATTTAGGAGTGAAGATATGTTATTAAAGGAATTATTAGATTTAAAAGGTAAAACCATATTTATTACTGGAGGAAGTGGATATCTTGGATCATCCATGTGTGAAGGGTTAGCTGAATTTCATGCAAATTTAATTATAGGAAGTAGAAATTATGAAAAAAATAAAAAATTTACTAAAGAATTAAATAAGAAGTATGGAAATATAAATAGACCTATTTATTTAGATATATCTAATTCAAGAAATATAGATAATGTAATTACAAACATCATAAATGAATTTGGAAGAATAGATGTTTTGATTAATAATGCCAGTTGTGGAACGGGGAGAGATTTACTTAAAATGAATGAGGAAGAATGGAAGCAAGGTATAGATGGGACTGTAAATGGAGTATATAGATGTATTAAGGCAGTGTTACCTCATATGATTAAACAAGAATCTAGCAAAATTATTAATATTGCTTCTATGTATGGTGTTGTATCACCTGATGTTTCTATATATGAAAACAATGATTATTATAATCCTGGAAATTATGGAGCAGGAAAAGCTGCAATCATTCAATTTACAAAATATATAGCATGTGTTTATGGAAAATATGGCATAAGGGCAAATTCAATTTCGCCAGGACCATTTCCGAAAACAAAAATTCAAGAAAATAAAGTCTTTAAAGAACGATTAGAGAATAAGGTTCCTTTAGGAAGAATAGGTAATCCAGAAGATTTAAAAGGAATTATCTTATTATTAGCTTCTGATGCGTCAAATTATATTACAGGAACGAATATAATGGTTGATGGAGGATGGACAGCTTGGTAGGTGTACCATCTATGATATGTAGAGGACTATATAAGGTTTATAGTTAAAAAATGAATGCTGAGGTTATGGAGGTATAGTAATGAATAATATATTAGCAATTAATGGTGGAAAACCAGTAAGAGATTGTTATTTGCCATATGGACAGCAGTGGATTGATGAAGCAGATATTCAAGTAGTAGTAGAAACATTGAAAAGTAATTATTTAACGACTGGACCCAAAGTAGCTGAACTTGAAGAAAAGATAGCAGAATATGTAGGCGTAAAGCATGCAGTGGCAGTATCAAACGGTACTGCAGCATTACATGCAGCATGCTTTGCAGCAGGGATCAAAGAAGGAGATGAAGTAATCACTACGCCATTAACATTTGCAGCATCAGCAAATTGTATTTTATACCAAGGGGCTACTCCTGTATTCGCAGATATTGATCCTAAAACCTATAACATAGACATACATGATCTTGAGAGAAAAATAACAGATAAGACGAAAGCAATTATTCCTGTTGATTATACAGGTCAAGTAGTTGATATAGATCCTATTTTAAAATTGGCAGAGAAACATAATCTTATTGTAATAGAAGATGCTGCACATGCATTGGGTACAGAATATAAAGGGAAAAAAGTTGGAAGCATTGCTCACATGACAACATTTAGCTTTCATCCAGTAAAGCATATTACAACGGGTGAAGGTGGAGTGATTACTACGAATGATGAAGAATTTTATAAAAAGCTTTCTTTATTTAGAACACATGGAATCTCTAGAGATAAAAAATTATTAGTAAATAATGAGGAAGGCTCTTGGTATTATGAACAATTAGAATTAGGATATAACTATAGAATTACAGATGTACAATGTGCATTAGGCGTTAGTCAATTAGAAAAAATAGATAGATTTATTGATAGAAGAAGAGAATTGGTTAAGAAATATAATGAATATTTATCAGCAGTAGATGGTGTTATTATTCCTTATCAAGGAGATTATTCTCATTCTAGTTATCATCTTTATGTGGTTCAGATAGAAGTTGAAAAATTTAGCGTTGGAAGAAAAGAAATTTTTGAGGCATTAAAAGCTGAAAATATTGGTGTAAATGTACACTATATCCCTGTGTATTATCATCCCTATTATCAGAAACTTGGATATAAAAAGGGATTATGCCCTAACGCAGAAAGAATATATGAAAGAATCATAACTTTACCATTATTTCCTAAAATGAGTAATGACGATTTAAAAGCTGTAGTAAATGCAGTAAATAAGGTTTTAACTTATTATAAAGAGTAGATTTTCTTTAGTATATTTATCCATTAGTTGAGCTAGTTTATTTTATATAGTGAAAATTGTTTAGTTTAAGATAATCTATCTTTAACAGGAAAATATAGAGATAATTCAAACGTTATAAAATAAATATAAGGAGATAGACATGAAAAAAATTTTATTGGCTGCACTAGGCAATTGTGTTCATAGTGCAGGCATCTATAATTTTATGAAATTAGCAGAAAAAGAAAACTATGAGATTATATATATGGGAAGTGCTGTTCCTGTAGCTAAAGTTATAGATGCAATTATAGAAAGTCAACCAGATATGATTAGTGTTGGATATAGATTAAGTGCTATATCAGCTAAAAGTATTCTTGAAGAATTTCAGAATGGAATAATAAAAAATAATTTATTAGACAAAATTTATATTTTTGGAGGTACAGTGGAAACGGGTAAGATTGCTAAAAAGTTTGATTTTATAAAAAAAGTATTTGATGGAACAGAAGAAATAGAAGAAGTAATATATTTTTTGAAAAATCAAGATAGATGTGATCGTGATAATAAGATTCCTCCTCAAAATTTAAGAGAGAGAATGGATTATAAAAAGCCATTTCCATTGATTAGACATCATTTAGGATTAGAGACAATACAAGATACCATTGAAGATGTGAAAAAACTATCAGATTCTGGTCTATTAGATATCATATCTATTGCACCAGATCAAAATTGTCAACAATATTTTTTTGAACCCAAGAAAATGATTGAAAAAGAAAAGGGTGCAGGTGGAGTGCCTATAAGAAGGAAAGAAGACTTAGAAAAGTTGTACCAAGCTTCAAGACGAGGAAATTATCCTCTTATGCGTTGCTATTCAGGAACAAATAATTTATTAAGATTGTCAGCATTATTAAAAGAAACCCTTAATAATGCTTGGGCAGCAATTCCTCTTATGTGGTATTCAGATTTAGATCGAAGAGCAGAAAGAGATTTATTAGATGCGATTAAAGAAAATCAAGAAGCTATAAAATGGAATGCTCAAAATCACATACCAGTTGAGATTAATGAATCACATCAATGGGCACTTAGGTATGCTCATGATGCTTTAGAAGTAGCGATAGCATATATTGTAGGATATAATGCAAAGTATTTTAAAGTTAAAGATTTTGTGATGCAGTTTATGTTATGTACTCCTCCAAGTATTTCTCCTAAAATGGATTTAGCAAAAATGTTAGCAAAAATTGAACTTATAAAAGAATTAGAAGATGATTATTTTAAGATAATTAAAATGGTAAGAACGGGTTTATTATCGTATTCAGCAGACCCGTATACATCAAAAGGTCAATTAGCAGGAAGTATGTTTTATGGAAATTATTTAGAGCCAGACATCCTCCATATAGTTGCTTATTGTGAAGCTATTCACAGGGCAACTGCTAAAGAAATTATAGAAAGTGTAAAAATAGTAAAAGGGGTATTAAGGTTAGCAAATGCAGGAATACCGAATTATTTATATGATAAAGAAATAATCAATAGAAAAAATATCATAAAAAAAGAAGCAAGATTAATTATAAAAGCAATACAGCAACTAGGTAGAGAATATAAGAATCCTTTAATAGAGGCGGAAGTATTATATAATGCTGTTAAATTAGGAGTTTTAGATGCTCCTGGGCTGAAGGGATTTTCGGTAGCTAATGGGAATATATGTACAGAAATAGATAATGGAGCTCATGTAATAGTTAAAAATGGAAAAGTTATAAGTGAAAGAGAAAGATTACAAGATTTGGGATTTGATGTTTCGGAAAAACTAAAAAACTAATTAGGATATTAGAGAAAATGTTTAAAATAGCCCCAAATTGTAATTAAGATGAGGGCTATTTAACATTTTTTGGATGTAGGATTCATACTATTAAAGCAGAGAATGTATTAATCTGTAGGAAATATGTTTTTTGCGTATGCATTTAGAAAAATTCTCCTACATTCTTCATATCCATTTTTAAAATTAACAATTCCACAATCATGAATGCACCATGGCTCAGTTTGTTCTGGAATAGCTATTTTATAGCCTGCTTTTTTAAATTCAATACTTTGAGAAGTATCATAAAAATGCCATCCATTAAAAATATCTTCTCTCCATGGAAGGTCATATTGGGTAATCATGATAAAACCATCAATAGCTTCTACAATTTCATATTTATTTTCAACTGTATTAAGTTGTAAGAGTTCTAATTTTCCTGTGTGGCTATCATAAACTTTTCCATATAGATTCTGAGATTTCCACCAAACCCCATTTGCTGGAATTGTTTTAGAACCTAATATTCCAATCATGCCTATGTTCTTATCTTGCTCAAAAACAGTTATAAAATCGCTTATAAAGTTTTTGTTAATAATAAATACATCTTGATGCATATATACTTTATATTTGGCATCTGAATTTTGCATACCTTGATTATATGCTTGGGTAATACCTTTTGAGTTTGCTATATATATAGTTTCTATTTTAAAGTTTGTTGGGATATTTAGATTTTTTATAGAGAACAAGGATTTTTCATATGTTTTTTCATTATTTACACAGGTGATAAAGCATATTTTTTTAGAATCTAACATAGTTTCACCTTCTATGAATTGAATATTTGAATAATAAAGTGTAGAAAAACCTCATTTTTTTTACTAATTTCTTTGTCTTATTCATTGATTCTTATTCCTTATGACAAGGTTTTTATAATCCTTAAAACTTATCCAATTTTTATCTTTATCAGACAATATAATTTTATTAATGTGATTAACTGGCCAGTGAATGTTTATATCCGAATCATTCCAAATAATCCCGTATTCATCTTTAGAATTATAGAATTCTGTACATTTATATACAAATTCTGCTTCTGATGAAAGAACCAAAAATCCATGGGCAAAACCTTCTGGAATATAAAACTGTCTTTTGTTTTTTTCACTTAAAATACATCCATACCATTTTCCAAAAGTATCAGATTCTTTCCGAAGGTCTACTGCTACATCAAAAACTTCTCCTTTGATCACCCTTACTAATTTGCCTTGAGGACATTTTTTTTGAAAATGAAGGCCTCGAAGAACGCCATTTTGTGATTTTGATTGATTATCTTGGACAAAGACCATATCTAGTCCTGCTTTTTTAAAATCTTTATAATTGTAAGTTTCCATAAAATATCCTCTTTTGTCCTCAAATACTTTTTGCTCAATAATGTATAATCCTTTTATTGGTGTTTCTATAAATTCAAATTTTTTCATTTTTGCCCCCCTAAAATTTTCATACATTTTACTGTAGTAATCTTAATATTCTCCATTAGTTATAGGATTAAGCCAAGTTTTATTTTCTAAATAAAACTTAGCTGTTTATTAAATTTTTTATTTTAATATAGTATATTTTTGTAAATAGTTTTTGCTACAACTATATACGCAATTGTCAAAAAGCAATAAAGATATACAAAAACAATTTTTCACAGATTTATGATGGATACATATAAATGATTATAGGAAGGGGAGGTAAAATGCATGAACAGGATTGGGATACTTGGTGCAGGAAGTGGTGGATTAGCTTTAGGATCATATTTAAGTGATAAAAATCATAAAGTAAGTATTTGGAACAGAAATAAAAATAGAATAGATCAGATAACAAAAAATAATGGGAATGTCTTAGTGCATGACCATTGTTCAAATAAAAAAAGCTATAAAAGGATTGGAAATTTTGAATTAGACTTAAAAAAAATAGTTGAGCGTTCTAAATATATTTTTATAGTGATGCCAGCTATAGCATATAAAGAGATGGCACAAAGAATGGCCTCTTATATTACAGATGAACATATAATAATCCTTATGCCTGGAAGGACTTTTGGAACGGTAGAATTTATGGATGAAATAAAAAAAATAAAGGATGTAAATCCAACTTGTATTGAAACACAAACGATTATTCATACTTGCAGATTTGATCATGAAATACTAAATATTTATGCTACTAAGCCAAAAGTTCAATATACTTCACTGAGACCACTTAGTGAAGGAATCATAAGAGAAATTAATGAGCTATGTAGTAATTTTGTGTACGAAAAAGATTATCTAGCCATAACACTTCATAACATTGGAGCAATGCTTCATCCTATTCCAGCAGTCTTAAATATAACTCAAATAGAAAATAGTAGAAAATATAAGCATTATATTGAAGGGATTACTCCTGTTGTTGCAAACTATATAGAAAAAATTGATCTAGAGAGAAAAGAAATATATATGTATTTAGGTAAAAACTTCTTTTCCGTATGTGACTGGTTAAGTTTGGAATATGGAAGTGTTGGGAATACCCTTTATGAAAAAATTCAAAACACAAAAGCTTATGATGATATATATGGAGCTAATTCTTTAAAGCATCGCTATATTTATGATGATTTAATAACAGGATTAGTACCCATATATTGGTTTGGAAAATCATTAGGACTTAAATTATATAATTTAGAATCTTTTATTACCTTTGCATGCAACTTATTAAATTATGATTTTTATAAAAATGGTAGAAATTATACAATCCATAATATGAAGGCGTTTAGTATTTTCTTATAATGGGAGGGGGGAATTATGAATATTGTTGCAATTATTCAAGCAAGAATGGGTTCTACTAGATTGCCTGGAAAAGTATTATTACCACTTAAAGGAAAACCTGTATTGTGGCATATCGTAAATAGATTAAAAGCATGTAAAAATATCAATAATATAGTGATTGCTACAAGTGTAGAAGAAAATGATAATAAGATAGAATGCTTTTGTAAGGAAAACAAAATAGATTATTTTAGAGGTAGTGAAAAGAATGTACTAGAAAGATATTATTTTACTGCAAGGAAGTTTCAAGCAGATCATATAGTAAGAATAACAGCAGATAACCCTGTTTTAGACCCGAAAATCATAGACGAGTTAATAGATATTTATAAAAAAGATCAGTATGATTTTTATGGAGTAGGTTCAGGTTTTCCTTATGGAATAAGTGGAGCAATTTTTTCATTCAAAGCACTAGAAGAAAGTTACTTAAATGCTAAAGTACCATCAGAAAAAGAGCATGTTGGATTATATATAAAAAAGAGATCCAAAGAATACAAAGTTGGGTTTTATGGAAAATATAAAGATTTAGGAGATTATAGATGGACATTAGATACAAAAGAAGATTATTTACTTATAAAAAAAATATATGATGCTTTATATAAAAAAGAAGAGTTATTTTTTACAGAAGATATATTAAAATTTATAGAGAAAAATCCGCAATTCAAAACAATCAATAAAAACACAATAAGAGATGCAGGATTATTAAAAACACTTATGGATGATGAGAACTACCTAAATAAAAAAATCTAATTGGAAAGGGCAGATTAAATTTATTATTTTAAAGGAGTCTGAATGAAATCTATGATTTGGAATATAGAAAATAAAAAAATAGATTTTAATAAAAGAACACTAATTATTGCAGAAATTGGTGCAAATCACGATGGAGAACTTAAAAAAGCTAAGAATTTAATAGATATAGCTTATCGTGCAGGTGTTGATGCTGTAAAATTTCAAACATATACTTCAGATGAATTAGTAGCAGACAAAGATAGAATAATCACTTGGGGAAAAAAAGGACAAAAAGTAACTGAATCAATAGGGGATATGTTTAAGCATCTAACTTTAAATAGGAAGTATTATAAAGAATTATTTCAATATGCTAAAAGCTTAGATTTAATGCCATTTTCTACGCCCTTTAGCATAGATGGAGTTAGATTTTTAGAGAATTTAAATGTTTCTATGTATAAGATAGCATCATCAGATGTTGGGAATATTCCAATGCTAAAGGAGATTGCAAAAACAAAAAAGCCTGTTATTTTAAGTACAGGAAAATCCACATATGAAGAAATAGATTTAGCTATAAGAACTCTTGAAGAAAATGGAACAAAATATATTGCTATACTTCATTGTGTAGCAGCATATCCTACAAAAATAGAAGATTCAAATATAAAAATAATGAAAACGCTAAAGAAAATGTATCCAGAATATATTGTAGGTTTTTCTGATCATTCTAAAGGATATTTAGCATCTTCCATTGCAGTAACTCATGGAGCAAAGATTATAGAAAAACATATAACCTATGATTGTAATGCAGAAGGACCAGATCATTGGTTTAGTCTAGATGAAAATGGTATAAATGAACTTGTAAGGACAATAAGAATCAGTGAAAAAATAATGGGAGACGGAAGAAAGAAGATTTTAGCGTCAGAAAGTAAAGGAAGGAAATATGCTAGACCCTCTATTGTTGCTAAAAAACAGATTGAAAAAGGACAAATAATTACAGAGAATATGATAAAAATATGCAGACCTGGATATGGAATGGAACCAAGATTTTTAGATGTTGTCATAGGAAGAGTTTGTAAAAAGTCTTTAAAAGAAAATGAAGTATTTACATGGGAGCATATTTAATTATGTTTAATGAAATTGTATTTATTCTAGAAATATGCAAAAAAAGAGGATTAGGTCATTGGTTTAGATGTTTAGCTTTAAGCAAAAGCTTAAAAGAAAATAATCCTATAAGGATCACTTGGCTATTAGATATGTTACCTAATTGTTATAAAACTATATTAGATAAAGAAAAAATAAATTATAAAGTTGGTAAATTTAGAGATGTTTATATTTTACAAAATACATTAAAGAAAATGAATACGAAAGTGATCATTTTAGACCTAATGGATTTAGAGAAAGATTATGTGAATCATTTAAAAAAGCTCTATAAAACAATTAGTATTGGTGGAAGTAAAGAAGGAGTAGCGTATACTA is part of the Crassaminicella profunda genome and encodes:
- a CDS encoding N-acetylneuraminate synthase family protein; protein product: MKSMIWNIENKKIDFNKRTLIIAEIGANHDGELKKAKNLIDIAYRAGVDAVKFQTYTSDELVADKDRIITWGKKGQKVTESIGDMFKHLTLNRKYYKELFQYAKSLDLMPFSTPFSIDGVRFLENLNVSMYKIASSDVGNIPMLKEIAKTKKPVILSTGKSTYEEIDLAIRTLEENGTKYIAILHCVAAYPTKIEDSNIKIMKTLKKMYPEYIVGFSDHSKGYLASSIAVTHGAKIIEKHITYDCNAEGPDHWFSLDENGINELVRTIRISEKIMGDGRKKILASESKGRKYARPSIVAKKQIEKGQIITENMIKICRPGYGMEPRFLDVVIGRVCKKSLKENEVFTWEHI